The Haladaptatus cibarius D43 genome window below encodes:
- a CDS encoding DUF7504 family protein: protein MQNRGENSAHSSETAAVFTRTLAGLKRRGSGLLLVGPQPAMGRACERFLGESKTEPRYRLFVKTDGATCHEQQKCEEVGVGSNDENVKIIERTTHTRSTAAVSSTGYDGSNHGIGHSHDEESETTVVTSGSLARLGITISEAIDEFERKSDGLQSGELRVCFDSLVPLLGEHSDESVFRFLHILAARVRNVNGMIHIHLPTKMDSATVNTLAPVFDAIVEVSMAGGEPVHRWQLVRQDVTTDWLSL from the coding sequence AACAGTGCCCACTCGTCGGAGACAGCGGCAGTCTTTACCCGGACACTGGCGGGACTCAAGCGCCGTGGAAGCGGGTTGCTCCTCGTTGGGCCACAGCCAGCAATGGGGCGCGCCTGCGAGCGGTTTCTCGGGGAATCCAAAACAGAGCCGCGATACCGACTATTCGTCAAAACCGATGGGGCGACTTGCCACGAACAACAAAAATGCGAGGAAGTGGGCGTCGGTTCGAACGATGAAAACGTGAAAATCATCGAACGAACGACGCACACGCGGAGCACTGCGGCGGTGTCGAGCACCGGTTACGACGGCAGTAACCACGGCATCGGACACAGCCACGACGAGGAATCGGAAACGACCGTCGTCACGAGCGGAAGTCTCGCTCGCCTCGGAATCACGATTTCCGAGGCCATCGACGAGTTCGAACGGAAAAGTGACGGCTTGCAGTCGGGTGAACTGCGCGTGTGTTTCGATTCGCTCGTCCCGCTCTTGGGAGAGCACAGCGACGAATCGGTGTTTCGATTCTTGCACATTTTGGCCGCCCGCGTACGAAACGTCAACGGCATGATTCATATCCATCTTCCGACCAAGATGGATTCGGCCACCGTAAACACGCTCGCGCCGGTTTTCGACGCCATCGTCGAGGTTAGCATGGCCGGTGGCGAGCCGGTACACAGATGGCAGTTGGTGCGACAGGACGTGACGACGGACTGGCTGTCGCTCTGA